The stretch of DNA GACATTATTTTCTAAATTAAATAAAAAAGAAAATACCCCTTCATCTTTAGGTCTCTCTGCCCATTCAAAAGGGCGAATAACCCCTTTCTGACTGCCGATAAAGGCTCTCTTTTTTTTAGGGGATTCTTCTTTTTTCTCTCTCTTTTTCTCTTCATCCCCATCATATTTTTTTATTCTTTCAACAGCAGTTGAATCTACAAGCTGCTGAATAAATTCTTCCGCTTTCTCCATGTCAATTTTCGCATCTTCATATTTCATTTTAATGTTTGTAGGTCTAAGTTCCTTCTCAAGCCCAGACACAACCATCGCTGAAGAAGCTGCAAAAGACTCTTCTCCCATTCCGGGAGCTATATTTTGTCCTGCTATTCCATATACCATATCTATTTAATAAATCGTATTATTATGCCAAAAACTTGCAGACTCAAGATGGATCCTCGCTTTCGCGGGGATGACAAATTGCAAAAACTGTCATTACGCAACAGTCTCAAGATGGAAATTGCAACTGGATATCCTAGTTTTTTAAGAAAAATGGGTGAATAATCGGGGTTAAAGATATTTTAGTCTTTCAGCAAATTCACCCTGAATCACTTGGGCCAGAGATTCTTCTCCTATAGTAATCAAAAACGCAATAAGATTCTCAGAAAAGTCTTCATATTCCAAATCATAAATAACAGGAGTAAACTTTAAAACAGATTTACGAACACCAGCAACATATCCATCTTTAATCATCAAATAAGCCCGACCAAGAATTTCTTTTCTCATGTAATTTTTTATTGAAGAGTTAAGCCCCTGTACTTCATGAAGCATCTCCCAAATTTCAGCAAGGACGCTAAATCTTCTGGGAGCTCCCTTTTGCAGCATAAAAACAAGGGTTTTCAATATTCCTCTAATTATTATAGGATTAAGCTCAATCTCGGGGTCAACGCCAAAAACATTTACACCGGAGCTTTGTACCCCAAACATTTTTGGCAAGGGGCGCAGCCTCACAGCCAAAGCATTAGAAATTGCATCGCGTATTTTCAAATCTTCCAGGAAAATCTTCCCTTGCATTATCAAGTCACTTAAAACAAGTATAATCTCATAAAGAATAGCAACAGTTGCATCCGGCAAATCTATAAAAGGTTTTAACTCTCCCCCCAGCTCCAAAACGTGGCAAACATCAATCGCAACCCTAACCGTTATTTCAGGGTCAGTCCCTTCCAGCAAAGCGGCTAATGATCCCCCCGCCTCAAAAGCAAGGCCATTAAGTCTCCCAAATAAAATATAATCTGAAAATTCATTTTTGATTAAATCAATTTTATGGCTCTCTCCAGAATGGTAATCGGAGGCCTTATCTTCGAGTAACCGCAAAAAGTCTATTGGCAAAACAACACTTCTTTTGGCTTGTATCATATTTAATACGGACAGTTTTCGTCTGTTCGGCAAAGAAGTCAAGGCAGCAACAGGGAGATCTATCTTTTGATAAAAACACTCCCTTTTTCTGTGCTCTGCTTTTTGGATTGGTTTTTTGTAAGGAATAGCTCTATTTAACGGCAAATTCCCTTTCATTGCTATCATAAAATTATCTTTATTTTCAATCTCTAGAAACACATACTCTGTTTATAACCCTAGTTATACCGGTGAACAAAGTCCCTTCTATCTCATCATCTCTTTTCACTCCAAAGACCTCTCTTAAAACTCCTTTATCAATATGTCGAGTTGCTTTTCTAACTAAATACGCAATTTGATCAACCTTAGGTTTGCTTTTCATAAACCTCTCTTCATTTCTTATGTCCTCATCTTTAATCTGTAATTCGATAAATTTAGCCAAAACACTGCTTTGCAGGCTTCTAAATCCCCGATCATCAACAACCCATGAAGTATCATCTTTCACGGAAAAATCATCTCTGAATTTTTTTGACATCCACGATACTGCTTTTTCCACAAAAAGCGCAAATTTTTCTAAATTATCAAAGTTATTCATATCCCCAAATTTATGTTTTAATTTATCAACAAGATCACTTAAAATTTCTCCACAAAATTGAGCCTTTGTTGTCTCGTCACCCCTTTCCTTGATAAGAGCGCTAAATAAAATAGCTACGCTCATCCCAAGCACTTCAGGATCTGTAACTACACTGTCAGCAATAAAAGAAATAGCCTTTCTTCTATCAAACTCTCTTCTATAAAATTCGCTTGATTCTAAAAGTTCATGCCCCAAACAATAAGATTGCTCAAGTTTTTTCATTGTATCCCTAGAGCAAAAAGATTCGTCGATAACGCCTTTTGTAAAATCACTCTCACCCTTCCGCCAAACATACAAAACAGGAGAAGAATATGGCGATATCTCAGCAATATCAACAAGAAGTCCGCTTGCTATGCTTAATATATCCGGAGAAGGCAAGCTTGCTCGAAGAGTTGCAAGGTCTCGAGGACTTTGTATCTTCATTAAAACAGAACTATAAACAAATGCCCTACGACGCGCAATATCGTTTATTGGAATCTGATTCCATCCTTCTCTCAAACTCCCAGACAAAGGAAACGATTCGTCAGCTCTTCTACAAGAAAACCTGGCTTCCGTCAACCGCTGCCCTCTCAAACCTCCAGTATCGCCCATTCCACTTATCCAAGTAGTCATAAATTAAATACCCCCTTGATTACTCTATGAGACTGTTGCGTAATGACAGTTTTTGTAATTTGTCATCCCCGCGAAAGCGGGGATCCATCTTAACCCCGATTATAATAATCGGGGTTGTTTTATGAAAAATAGATTCCCGTTTTCACGGGAATGACCATTATGCAACAGTCCCTCTATAATCTTATATCGCACAAAATGTCAGAAAAGTTGCATGGAATTTTAGTTCTATCCTATGATAGAATAGGTCATTTGTATGAAGTTTAAATTTTCAAAAACAGATATTTCAGGAGTTTTAGTAATAGAACCAAACGTTTACAAAGACTATCGCGGTTTTTTTATGGAATACTACAATAAAGATGCCTTCAAAACTGACGGCAATTTTACAGACTTATTTGTTCAGGATAACCACAGTAGATCGCAAAAAGGGGTTATAAGAGGGCTTCACTATCAATTAAATCCTCATGCCATGGGAAAACTCGTAAAAGTGGTAAGAGGGGAAGCTTTCGATGTCGGCGTTGACATTAGAAAAGGATCTAAAACTTTTGGAAAATGGTACGGAGAGGTTTTAACGGCAGAAAACCATAAAATGCTCTACTTCCCTCCCGGATTCGCGCACGGGTTTTTGGCGCTTACAGATAATGTTGAATTTCTTTATAAATGTACGGGGATGTACAACGGCCCAAGCGAAAGGGCCATAGCATGGGATGATCCTGATATCGGGATTTTATGGCCGCTTGATAAAGTTGACGGGAAAGCTCTTCTTTCTGATAAAGACAAAAAACACCCTAAATTAAAAGAAGCCGAACACAACTTTATTTGAGGAGAAATTCCCTTTTCCGTTTAAAAAGAGAGGTTGTTTTTATGAAAAAGGTTGTTTTTATGAAAAAGATTCTTATTATAGTTGCTATGCTTTTCGGAGTAATACTACTTGCATCAATAGTTCTTTATTTTTTTCTCCCTGTCGATATAATAAAAGATTTTGCGGCAAAAAGCTTATCTCAACAGCTTAATCGTGAGGTAAAAATAAAAAGCGCATCTTTCAACCTTTTTTCGGGAATCAAATTAAAAGGGGTTACAATAAGCAACGGGAAAGGTTTTTCAGCCGAACCGTTTATTTCGGCAGATTCTTTGGAACTTAAATATGCCTTTTTCCCTCTCCTCCAAAAAAAGATATTAATTCCGGAGATAACATTTGTAAAACCTGAAATTTTAATAGAAAAGGACAAAAATGGCCTTTTTAATTTTAGTGATATGTTTGAACCTAAAAAATCCGTTGCGTCATCTAAAGAAAAAGGATCTAGCAAATCGGGAAAAACAGATTTTTCTATAAATCTTTTAATAAATAAAGTCCAAGCATCAAATGGTAAGATCATTTATTCCGACTATTACACAGGGAAAAGCGGGTTAAAAGATATAAATCTTAAAATATCAAATATAACGCTTTTTGCATTAAAGCCTATAGAGGTAGACCTGTCCGCCACAGGAAATTATCTTGGGAAAGATACCCCTATAGCTCTCCATGGGAAAATAGGGATAGACGTTAAAACAATGGACAAGGCAAAAGTTGATGAGTTTAGCCTTTCTATCGCGGGAGAGACAATCAATGCTTCGGCAGATATAAAAAATATTAAAAAAGCGCCTGTCGTAAATATTTCAATAAATTCTAAAAAATTTACAATCGATCCGCTTTTAGCAGTTTTTGCGGCGGCAGGAAGCGACAATAAACAAGCAAAAAAAGCTCCGCACGGAGCATTAACCAAATCCTTGAAAAAATCTTTTTCAAACATACCAAAAAATTTAACCATTTCCGCGAATGTTGATTTTAAAAATATCACATTTAAGACTTTGGGCATAAATTCTCTTGTTTTTGATCTTGATCTTTCAAAACAGGTTGTATATATAAAAATAAAAAACTTTGCCGCGTACCAAGGAGCCTTAACGCTGGAAAGCCTAAAATTTGATCTTCCAAAACTATCTTATTTAATAAAAAATTTGTCTTTAAAGAACTTTGCCGCTTCTCCCTTTACAAATGATATGATTGATTCCTTTTTTCCAAACTTCCTAGATCTTAAAAATAATACGGAAGGAACTCTGGATATCTCTTTATCCTATTTAAAGGGATCCGGAATAGAAATGCCTGAAACATTTGACACTTTAAGCGGCAGAGGAATAATTATTTTGTCAAAAGGGAAGATAAAAAAGATCAAA from candidate division WOR-1 bacterium RIFOXYB2_FULL_36_35 encodes:
- a CDS encoding dTDP-4-dehydrorhamnose 3,5-epimerase encodes the protein MKFKFSKTDISGVLVIEPNVYKDYRGFFMEYYNKDAFKTDGNFTDLFVQDNHSRSQKGVIRGLHYQLNPHAMGKLVKVVRGEAFDVGVDIRKGSKTFGKWYGEVLTAENHKMLYFPPGFAHGFLALTDNVEFLYKCTGMYNGPSERAIAWDDPDIGILWPLDKVDGKALLSDKDKKHPKLKEAEHNFI